In Marinilabiliales bacterium, the genomic window TGCCTGTACGAGTACAGCTTTTTCGGCTATCATGTCAAACTGCTCATATTTGTCGTCGAAAAAGTTTCCCGTATCTGCTGTAACCTGCAACCAGGGAGAATCAATTTCGTTCACAATTCTCATCACTCCCTTAGCAGTGCGACCCAGTCCCCAATGGTTTTCAAGTCCGAGAACTACACCATACTCCTCTGCCATAGGCAGAAGCTGCTCAATAGAGTCGATAACCCATCCAAAGCCCTCTTCGTCGGTGTATCCCTCCAGAACAGGTTCAATACCCTTGTTCGCCATCAGGTCGTCGAACGATCGTATTGTTCCCCAGCGCCCTGTATTGATCCTGATCGTGGGAATACCAAGCCTGTGCGCAATATCAATCTGTTTCCTTGTTCGTTCAATATTCTGGTCACGTACATCTTTTTCGGGCGAAACAAAATCCTGGTGAGTGGAAAGACCCATCAGGGGTTGTCCGGCATGCAAAGCAATCCTTTTCAGCTTCTGAAGATATGCATTGTCTTCACTGCTCATCTGCACTTTAAGTATTTCCACTCCGTCAGCACCCATTCTTGCTGAACGTTCAATACAGTTCTCAACTGTGGCATCTTCCCTTGTACGGTCGAAATGCCAGAATGAATAGGTTGAAACGCCAATAAGATTTGAATACCCGCGGGGGTGGCCGTCCTCCTTTTTTTCACCGGCGGTTGAAAGTTCCCTGCATGAAGCGGCAGTAACGGCTGCTCCTGCGATTGCCAGATTTTTAATAAAGTTGCGTCTTGACTTTGACATAATTGCAGTTTTTTATTTATTATGTTTGTGCTGCCGGTAAGGCATCTTATGAGGGTCAAATTACAAAATACCTGAATATATTCCATATTATTTCCTGTTAATTCGATATATTTCGCATCTGAACAAATGCCAGACAGATGGACCATAACCACAAATCACCGT contains:
- a CDS encoding sugar phosphate isomerase/epimerase; protein product: MSKSRRNFIKNLAIAGAAVTAASCRELSTAGEKKEDGHPRGYSNLIGVSTYSFWHFDRTREDATVENCIERSARMGADGVEILKVQMSSEDNAYLQKLKRIALHAGQPLMGLSTHQDFVSPEKDVRDQNIERTRKQIDIAHRLGIPTIRINTGRWGTIRSFDDLMANKGIEPVLEGYTDEEGFGWVIDSIEQLLPMAEEYGVVLGLENHWGLGRTAKGVMRIVNEIDSPWLQVTADTGNFFDDKYEQFDMIAEKAVLVQAKTYYGGGNWYTLDLDYNIYAEILRKHNYRGYISLEFEGQEDPETAVPKSIEMLRKAFG